The genomic interval TACTACAACGCACTGAAGGATAAGGGGATCGCAGCCTCGATGCACATCTACCCGACGGGGGGCCACGGCTGGGGATTTCGTGACAATTTCCGCTACAAGGCCCGGTGGCAGGAGGCCCTGCTCGACTGGCTGGAACGTTTCCGGCAGGAGTAGCTTCCGAGCCTGCAACCGTACCACACGGCGGGCCGCTCCGCAAGGGCGTGCCCGCCGTGTGATTTTTGACCGGGGCCTTGCCGTTTCCCGATTATTCCGTATCTTTGTTCCCAAAATACAACATTCATGGCAGACAACACCATACTGACCCGTCTCGACGGGCTGAAGCTCAAGTACGAGGAGATCGGGCAGAAGCTCACAGACCCCGAAGTGATCGCCGACGTCAAGCAGTTCGTGCAGCTCAACAAGGAGTACAAGGAGCTCGAACCCATCATCGAGACCTCGGAGCGCTACCGCACGGCCCTCGCGAACCTCGCCGAGGCCAAGGACACCTACGCCAACGACAAGGACGAGGAGATGCGCGAAATGGCGCGTGAAATGATCACCGAACTGGAACCCCAGATCGCACAACTGGAGGAGGAGATCAAACTGCTGCTGATCCCCAAGGACCCGCAGGATTCGAAGAACGCCATCGTGGAGATCCGCGGCGGTACGGGCGGCGACGAGGCCGCGATCTTCGCCGGAGACCTCCTGCGCATGTACACCAAGTACATCGAGTCGAAGGGCTGGAAATACGAAATCACCTCCTCGTCCGAGGGTGCCGCAGGCGGCTACAAGGAGGTCGTCATGAAGGTTACCGGGCAGAACGTCTACGGAACGCTCAAGTACGAGTCGGGCGTGCACCGCGTGCAGCGCGTGCCGCAGACCGAAACCCAGGGCCGC from uncultured Alistipes sp. carries:
- the prfA gene encoding peptide chain release factor 1; the protein is MADNTILTRLDGLKLKYEEIGQKLTDPEVIADVKQFVQLNKEYKELEPIIETSERYRTALANLAEAKDTYANDKDEEMREMAREMITELEPQIAQLEEEIKLLLIPKDPQDSKNAIVEIRGGTGGDEAAIFAGDLLRMYTKYIESKGWKYEITSSSEGAAGGYKEVVMKVTGQNVYGTLKYESGVHRVQRVPQTETQGRVHTSAASVAVLPEAEEFDVEISMNDIRKDIFCASGPGGQSVNTTYSAIRLTHIPTGIVVQCQDQKSQLKNFDKAFEELRTRVFNLEYSKYLDEIASKRKTMVSTGDRSAKIRTYNYPQGRITDHRINYTIYNLAAFMDGDIQDCIDHLIVAENAERLKESEL